A single window of Sphingobacteriales bacterium DNA harbors:
- a CDS encoding gliding motility-associated C-terminal domain-containing protein, with protein sequence MTGTWSPASINPGYANSPVIATFTPSSNPCAQSTTMTIEITDVVTASFTDFPNLCPGDAVFTLPIISSNGVVGSWAPTSVNPSTMPPVVNAMFTPAGACAQSLVVPIALGIEGCTNPTAENYNPNASCEDGSCIFICPDPGCDDGQCSNGAEWWNATLCVCMPGEPVIPANCDDGNCYNGLEVWDDMSCSCLAGEPPVIPNCNDNICSTLDVYDPFICECTHEFIDPPSCDDGDCNTLDSYIASQCTCVHTVIVPLCNDGDCTTEDTYDAQICLCINTPILPPSCDDGDCQTADSYNSSICECEHEPIALPVCDDNLCSTTDTYDSASCSCVFTPIPPPSCDDGDCQTADVYNFLTCECEYSAIEPGACDDNNCGTADSYDEGQCQCVNTPIPPPNCDDGDCSTADSYNSLTCTCENTPISPPNCDDNDCGTADSYDAATCSCSHSIIPPPNCDDGDCSTADSYNSLTCTCVHTPISPPNCDDGDCGTTDSYDAATCSCSHTIIPPPNCDDNNCNTADVYNTQTCQCEHNAITPGACEDNDCSTADSYDAAACACVHTPIPPLVCDDGDCNTADSYDSNTCSCIYLPVLPPNCDDGDCGTIDSYNSSTCSCEHTAVNPGSCDDGDCGTADSYDSSLCACVNTLIPPPNCDDGDCQTADSYDGATCSCINTLIPPPDCNDNDCNTADVYNTQTCACENNPITQGACDDQDCTTADSYDVAACACVNTPIPPPSCDDNDCNTADSYDSGTCTCVNTPIPPPSCDDNDCQTADSYDSATCTCVNTQIPPPDCDDNDCNTADSYDSTTCTCVNTQIPPPDCDDNDCNTADVYNIQTCVCEHNPITPGACDDGNCGTADSYDAVLCECVNTPIPPPDCDDNDCNTADSYDAATCSCINTLLPPPDCDDNDCNTADVYNIQTCVCEHNPITPGACDDGNCGTADSYDAVLCECVNTQIPPPDCDDNNCNTADSYDSTTCTCVNSLIPPPSCDDNDCGTADSYDDNTCTCEHTPIAVPDCDDNDCTTADSYDSNTCICVHTVVSGQPNAGINSSGEHCIESGEVSLLALMDGTPDSGGVWTDGSGAVVSGLFTAAAVGSYNFTYTLTDGDCSDVAQLSLTVMQCNNIAPEIPELYIPTAFSPNGDGVNDVWQLSDKKDIAKIHVSVFNRWGNEVYESDEIDFQWDGFYKDTEQEMEVYTFYIEVTFDDGSDKFYKGNLTLVR encoded by the coding sequence GTCATTGCCACCTTCACTCCGAGCAGCAATCCTTGTGCGCAAAGCACTACAATGACCATAGAAATTACCGATGTCGTGACGGCGAGTTTCACGGATTTTCCAAATTTATGTCCGGGCGATGCGGTATTTACGCTACCGATCATCTCTTCCAATGGGGTTGTTGGGAGTTGGGCACCGACGAGTGTGAATCCATCTACGATGCCGCCAGTGGTGAATGCGATGTTTACACCGGCGGGAGCCTGTGCCCAGAGTTTGGTGGTACCGATCGCATTGGGGATAGAGGGCTGTACGAATCCGACGGCAGAGAATTACAATCCGAATGCGAGTTGTGAAGACGGTTCGTGTATCTTTATCTGTCCGGATCCGGGCTGCGATGATGGTCAATGTTCAAACGGCGCAGAGTGGTGGAATGCTACTTTGTGTGTATGTATGCCCGGAGAACCCGTTATTCCGGCGAATTGTGATGACGGGAACTGTTACAACGGCTTGGAGGTTTGGGATGATATGAGTTGTTCCTGTTTGGCGGGCGAACCTCCGGTGATACCGAATTGCAACGACAATATCTGTAGTACATTAGATGTATATGATCCATTTATATGTGAATGTACGCACGAGTTCATAGACCCGCCGAGTTGTGATGACGGTGATTGCAATACTTTGGACAGCTATATAGCGTCACAATGTACCTGTGTGCATACGGTCATCGTTCCATTGTGCAATGACGGGGACTGTACGACCGAAGACACCTACGATGCGCAGATTTGCCTATGCATCAATACGCCAATCCTTCCTCCGAGTTGCGATGACGGGGATTGTCAGACGGCAGACAGCTACAACTCATCTATCTGTGAATGCGAACACGAACCGATCGCATTGCCGGTATGCGATGACAATTTGTGCAGCACGACAGACACCTACGACAGTGCGAGCTGTTCTTGTGTGTTTACGCCAATACCGCCTCCGAGTTGTGATGACGGTGATTGTCAGACGGCAGATGTGTATAACTTTTTGACTTGCGAATGTGAGTACAGTGCTATAGAGCCGGGAGCCTGCGATGACAACAATTGCGGAACAGCGGACAGCTATGATGAGGGACAGTGTCAGTGTGTGAACACGCCGATACCTCCGCCGAATTGTGATGATGGAGATTGCAGCACGGCAGACAGCTACAACAGTTTGACTTGTACCTGTGAGAATACGCCGATATCGCCACCAAATTGTGATGACAATGACTGCGGGACAGCAGACAGTTACGATGCGGCTACGTGCAGTTGCAGCCATAGCATCATACCTCCGCCGAATTGTGATGACGGAGATTGCAGCACGGCAGACAGCTACAATAGTTTGACCTGTACCTGTGTGCATACGCCGATATCGCCACCAAATTGTGATGACGGAGATTGCGGGACGACAGACAGCTACGATGCGGCTACGTGCAGTTGCAGCCATACCATCATACCTCCGCCGAATTGTGATGACAATAACTGTAATACAGCAGATGTTTATAATACGCAAACGTGTCAGTGTGAGCACAATGCGATAACACCGGGAGCTTGCGAGGACAATGATTGCAGCACGGCGGACAGCTATGATGCAGCTGCGTGTGCCTGTGTACATACGCCGATACCGCCATTGGTTTGCGATGACGGGGATTGTAATACAGCCGACAGCTACGACAGCAATACGTGTAGCTGTATCTACCTCCCTGTACTGCCACCAAATTGCGATGATGGGGATTGCGGCACGATAGACAGCTACAACAGCAGCACTTGCAGTTGCGAGCACACGGCAGTAAATCCGGGCAGTTGTGATGACGGGGATTGCGGGACGGCAGACAGTTACGACAGCAGTCTGTGTGCGTGTGTAAACACGCTCATACCGCCGCCGAATTGTGATGACGGGGACTGCCAGACAGCGGACAGCTACGATGGTGCTACTTGCAGTTGTATAAATACTTTGATACCGCCACCGGATTGCAATGATAATGATTGCAACACGGCAGATGTGTATAATACCCAGACTTGCGCCTGTGAAAATAACCCGATAACACAGGGAGCTTGTGATGATCAGGATTGCACGACAGCAGACAGTTATGATGTGGCGGCTTGTGCCTGTGTAAACACCCCAATACCGCCGCCAAGTTGTGATGACAATGATTGCAATACGGCAGACAGCTACGACAGTGGGACTTGTACTTGTGTAAACACGCCAATACCACCACCAAGTTGTGATGACAATGATTGCCAGACGGCGGATAGCTACGACAGTGCTACTTGTACTTGTGTAAACACCCAAATACCGCCACCGGATTGTGATGACAATGATTGTAATACGGCAGACAGCTATGACAGTACAACCTGTACTTGTGTAAACACCCAAATACCGCCACCGGATTGTGATGACAATGATTGCAACACGGCAGATGTGTATAATATACAGACTTGTGTCTGTGAGCACAACCCGATAACACCGGGTGCTTGTGATGATGGGAACTGCGGCACGGCGGACAGCTATGATGCAGTGCTTTGTGAATGTGTAAACACGCCGATACCGCCACCGGATTGCGATGACAATGATTGCAACACGGCAGACAGCTATGATGCGGCTACTTGCAGTTGTATAAACACGCTGCTACCGCCACCGGATTGTGATGACAATGATTGCAACACGGCAGATGTGTATAATATACAGACTTGTGTCTGTGAGCACAACCCGATAACACCGGGAGCTTGTGATGATGGGAACTGCGGCACAGCGGACAGCTATGATGCGGTGCTATGTGAATGTGTAAACACCCAAATACCGCCACCGGATTGCGATGACAATAACTGCAACACGGCAGACAGCTACGACAGCACGACCTGTACCTGCGTAAATAGTTTGATACCTCCGCCAAGTTGTGATGATAACGACTGTGGCACTGCGGACAGCTATGACGACAATACTTGTACCTGCGAGCATACGCCGATAGCGGTTCCTGATTGTGATGACAATGATTGCACGACAGCAGACAGCTACGACAGCAACACCTGTATCTGTGTACACACGGTGGTTTCGGGTCAGCCGAATGCGGGGATCAACAGCAGTGGGGAGCATTGCATAGAGTCGGGCGAAGTGAGTTTGTTGGCGTTGATGGACGGCACCCCTGACAGTGGGGGCGTATGGACGGACGGCAGTGGCGCGGTGGTGAGCGGTTTGTTCACGGCGGCGGCAGTGGGGAGCTACAATTTTACCTATACCTTGACAGACGGGGATTGCAGCGATGTGGCGCAATTGAGCCTGACGGTGATGCAATGCAACAATATAGCACCGGAGATACCGGAGTTATATATACCGACTGCTTTTAGTCCGAATGGTGATGGAGTGAATGATGTATGGCAGTTGAGTGACAAGAAGGATATTGCGAAGATCCACGTATCGGTGTTCAACCGTTGGGGGAATGAGGTATATGAGAGCGATGAGATAGACTTTCAGTGGGACGGATTTTACAAAGACACCGAACAGGAAATGGAGGTTTATACTTTTTATATTGAAGTTACTTTTGATGACGGAAGTGATAAATTCTACAAAGGAAACCTCACTTTAGTGCGTTAA
- a CDS encoding nucleotide sugar dehydrogenase: protein MQTTATLSLHQRLLQQQSTVALIGLGYVGLPLALAFAKKMKVIGFDINEQRIALLKQHIDPSKELEKEEFEGCDIVFTANTDELRAASLYVVAVPTPVDSHKTPDLRPLKSASKTVGKVLKKGDYVVFESTVYPGCTEEDCVPLLEQYSGLQAGRDFKYGYSPERINPGDKEHTLSTITKVVSGCDAEALEQIALIYEEIITAGVHRASSVKVAEASKIIENTQRDLNIALMNELALIFDRMHIDTQEVIAAAATKWNFARFSPGLVGGHCIGVDPYYLTYKAIELGYEPEVILSGRRINDEMSSYITKKSIQLIIRAGKYVSHAKVLIMGATFKENVSDIRNSKVADLVKELESFSLQVDVTDPFASSEELQHEYGFSLAEQIADNYDCVIVAVNHRPYLSLNEAYFENILSKDGVLIDVKGIYKGNIHRLTYWSL from the coding sequence ATGCAAACAACAGCCACTCTTTCTCTTCATCAGCGTCTTTTACAGCAACAAAGCACTGTGGCACTTATCGGATTAGGTTATGTAGGATTGCCTTTGGCATTGGCTTTTGCCAAAAAAATGAAAGTAATAGGCTTCGATATCAACGAGCAGCGCATTGCTTTGCTCAAACAACACATTGACCCCAGCAAAGAATTAGAAAAAGAGGAGTTTGAAGGCTGCGATATTGTATTTACGGCAAATACTGATGAGTTGCGTGCGGCATCGCTGTATGTGGTGGCAGTGCCTACTCCGGTGGACAGCCACAAAACCCCCGATTTGCGCCCCCTCAAAAGTGCCAGTAAAACAGTGGGAAAGGTACTCAAAAAAGGCGATTATGTAGTATTTGAATCAACGGTATATCCGGGCTGCACCGAAGAAGATTGTGTGCCTTTGCTGGAGCAATATTCGGGGTTGCAGGCGGGCAGAGATTTTAAATATGGCTATTCGCCGGAGCGCATCAACCCGGGCGATAAAGAGCATACCCTCAGTACCATTACCAAAGTGGTGTCGGGCTGTGATGCCGAAGCCTTGGAACAAATCGCACTGATATACGAAGAAATTATCACGGCGGGGGTGCATCGCGCTTCTTCGGTGAAGGTAGCCGAAGCCAGCAAAATTATAGAAAATACCCAACGCGACCTCAATATTGCTCTGATGAACGAATTGGCGTTGATTTTTGACCGTATGCACATTGATACGCAGGAGGTGATAGCCGCAGCAGCTACCAAGTGGAACTTCGCCCGTTTTTCGCCCGGCTTGGTCGGTGGGCATTGCATTGGTGTAGATCCTTATTATCTCACCTACAAAGCCATTGAATTGGGCTACGAGCCGGAAGTGATTTTAAGCGGCAGGCGCATCAATGACGAAATGAGTTCCTACATTACCAAAAAATCCATACAACTCATCATCAGGGCGGGAAAATATGTGAGCCACGCCAAAGTATTGATAATGGGAGCTACTTTTAAAGAAAATGTAAGCGATATACGCAACTCAAAAGTGGCGGATTTGGTAAAAGAACTGGAAAGTTTTTCGTTGCAGGTAGATGTCACCGATCCTTTTGCTTCTTCGGAAGAGTTGCAGCACGAGTATGGTTTCAGCCTTGCAGAGCAAATTGCCGACAACTACGATTGTGTCATTGTTGCCGTTAATCACCGCCCTTATTTGTCGCTGAACGAAGCTTATTTTGAAAATATCCTTTCCAAAGACGGCGTATTGATAGATGTGAAAGGTATTTACAAAGGCAATATCCACAGGCTCACTTATTGGAGTTTGTGA
- a CDS encoding SUKH-3 domain-containing protein, with protein sequence MEFSNEAKSLLIQMGWQASRKIPIADLKLPYSDYPSTIIDFLQEYGDIEGYCEKQDYTEVVNELILYPELGESELTGDNTYPYYQSIIGRKLYPLGLYLPDGYYVCCDAEGRVYKIGEYCFYVGKNLYEGIENILFMNTLLSLQLDEDTGKWWNMDAQYVELP encoded by the coding sequence ATGGAATTTTCAAATGAAGCAAAATCATTACTCATACAAATGGGCTGGCAAGCTAGTAGAAAAATCCCTATTGCTGATTTAAAACTCCCCTATAGCGATTATCCTTCAACTATTATAGATTTCCTACAGGAATATGGCGATATTGAAGGGTATTGCGAAAAACAGGATTATACAGAAGTCGTTAACGAACTGATACTATACCCTGAGTTGGGTGAAAGTGAATTAACAGGCGACAATACCTACCCATATTATCAATCTATTATAGGTAGGAAATTATATCCTTTGGGTCTTTATTTACCCGATGGTTATTATGTTTGTTGTGATGCTGAAGGTAGAGTGTATAAGATAGGAGAGTATTGTTTTTATGTAGGAAAAAATTTATACGAAGGTATAGAAAATATACTTTTCATGAATACATTGCTGTCCCTTCAACTTGATGAAGATACAGGAAAATGGTGGAATATGGACGCTCAATATGTAGAGTTACCCTAA
- a CDS encoding urate hydroxylase PuuD, with the protein MLYAAIVAVCLVLTLGIYLVVAGTAWESHLREWLNIVIRLMHITFGIAWIGASFYFVFLENALNRTENIRDELAGDLWAVHGGGFYYLEKYKTAPKVLPKHLHWFKYEAYFTWLTGFSLLIVVYYFNADALLLDKNVLDIAAWRGIGAGIISFIIGWLLYDSLCKSALLKQTYLFIAAGFLIICGFAYFYTQIFSARAAFIHFGALLGTIMAANVFFVIIPSQKEMVRAAKADVPLNPALGKHAGLRSLHNNYFTLPVLFVMISNHFPSTFGYEYPWLSLLLITVGTAGVKHYLNLKEKKQSSTWVLPLSVLVLLGAALVTAPPLNPEACDEEVAFAQVNEIVQQRCISCHSSQPTDDIYKSPPNGVVYDTPEDIMKKKDLILQRVVLTKTMPPNNKTNITEGERKQLRCWIEQGAKLQ; encoded by the coding sequence ATGCTTTACGCTGCTATTGTGGCGGTGTGTTTGGTGCTCACGCTCGGCATTTATCTTGTGGTGGCAGGCACAGCATGGGAGAGCCATCTGCGCGAGTGGCTCAATATCGTCATTCGGCTGATGCACATTACTTTTGGTATTGCGTGGATAGGTGCTTCTTTTTATTTTGTGTTTTTGGAAAATGCCCTCAACCGCACCGAAAATATCCGCGATGAGCTGGCAGGCGATTTGTGGGCAGTACACGGCGGCGGCTTTTATTATTTAGAAAAATACAAAACTGCGCCCAAAGTATTGCCCAAACATCTGCATTGGTTCAAGTACGAAGCCTATTTTACTTGGCTCACCGGATTCAGTTTGCTGATAGTGGTTTATTATTTCAATGCCGATGCGCTGCTTTTAGATAAAAATGTATTGGATATAGCGGCGTGGCGTGGTATCGGCGCAGGCATTATCTCTTTTATAATCGGCTGGCTGCTGTATGATTCTTTATGTAAGTCGGCTTTGTTGAAGCAGACCTATCTTTTTATAGCGGCAGGTTTTCTTATTATTTGCGGTTTTGCTTATTTCTACACACAAATATTCAGTGCACGGGCGGCTTTTATTCATTTTGGGGCTTTGCTGGGTACTATTATGGCGGCAAATGTATTTTTTGTCATCATACCCTCTCAAAAAGAAATGGTACGCGCCGCCAAAGCCGATGTTCCGCTAAACCCCGCTTTGGGCAAGCACGCCGGTTTGCGCTCTTTGCACAACAATTATTTCACACTGCCTGTGCTGTTTGTGATGATTAGCAACCATTTTCCCAGCACTTTCGGTTATGAGTATCCCTGGCTGTCGCTGCTGCTGATAACAGTGGGTACGGCGGGCGTAAAACATTATCTCAACCTAAAAGAAAAAAAACAAAGTTCCACTTGGGTATTGCCACTGTCGGTGTTGGTGCTTTTGGGTGCCGCTTTGGTAACTGCCCCTCCTCTGAATCCCGAAGCCTGCGATGAGGAGGTGGCTTTTGCGCAAGTAAACGAAATTGTACAACAACGCTGTATATCGTGCCACTCCTCTCAGCCCACCGATGATATTTACAAAAGTCCGCCCAACGGCGTAGTATATGATACACCCGAAGACATCATGAAAAAGAAAGATTTGATTTTGCAGCGCGTGGTACTGACCAAAACAATGCCGCCCAACAACAAAACCAATATCACCGAAGGCGAGCGCAAACAACTGCGCTGCTGGATAGAGCAGGGCGCAAAATTGCAGTAA
- a CDS encoding TrkA family potassium uptake protein: protein MKYVIFGLGSFGGSLAVKLTELGHEVIGVDLRVEKVEAMKEVVTQTVCLNSTDANAVTMLPLREADSVIVAIGEDIGASIMTTALMRQNGVKKLVARAISPLQQTVLEAMQVDEIIHPEEESAERHAKKLNMKGVVDSFSLSEHYNIIEAIVPQRYVGQTIEEVQFRNKYNLIILTIIKTVEQSNIIGIKKKEQKVMGVASADMRLESNDILVIYGEIKDIQRLLMLEY from the coding sequence ATGAAATATGTGATATTCGGCTTGGGCAGCTTTGGCGGCTCTTTGGCTGTAAAACTTACAGAGTTGGGGCACGAAGTGATAGGAGTAGATTTGCGGGTAGAAAAAGTAGAAGCAATGAAAGAGGTGGTTACACAAACAGTATGCCTCAACTCTACCGATGCCAATGCCGTAACAATGCTGCCACTCCGAGAAGCCGACTCCGTGATTGTCGCTATTGGCGAAGATATAGGAGCTTCTATTATGACCACTGCACTGATGCGGCAAAATGGAGTAAAAAAATTGGTAGCACGCGCTATCTCTCCACTGCAACAAACAGTATTGGAGGCGATGCAAGTAGATGAAATTATACACCCCGAAGAAGAATCTGCCGAACGACACGCAAAAAAATTAAATATGAAAGGTGTCGTGGATTCTTTCAGCCTGTCGGAGCATTATAATATTATAGAAGCCATTGTGCCACAACGTTATGTAGGACAAACTATTGAAGAAGTACAATTTCGCAACAAATACAACCTTATTATCCTGACCATCATCAAAACGGTTGAACAAAGCAATATTATCGGTATCAAAAAGAAAGAACAAAAAGTAATGGGGGTGGCTTCCGCCGACATGCGTTTAGAATCCAATGATATTTTAGTGATATACGGCGAAATAAAGGATATTCAACGGCTATTGATGTTAGAATATTAA
- a CDS encoding RNA methyltransferase — MLSKARIQAVRALHQKKERQQQKCFIAEGDKLVRDLLESDFLHIRELYALPEWCSQYAALAAQLPLQQITAAELERISALQSPNQVLAVVDMPRIQVQASLLRRSVCFVLDHIQDPGNLGTIIRISDWFGMPYIFCINDCVEAYNPKTVQSTMGSLARVPVIETTASALRQQFSDIAWWGAVLEGEPLRTLAWQKPLFLVVGNESKGISQEVMNLLQRRITIERSGAAESLNAAIAAGIIAFAAAG; from the coding sequence ATGTTATCAAAAGCACGCATACAGGCTGTCAGGGCTTTGCATCAAAAAAAGGAACGACAACAGCAAAAATGTTTTATTGCCGAAGGCGATAAATTAGTACGCGATTTATTGGAATCCGATTTTTTGCATATCCGCGAGTTGTATGCGCTGCCCGAGTGGTGCTCGCAATATGCTGCCCTTGCCGCACAACTCCCTTTGCAGCAGATAACGGCGGCGGAGTTGGAGCGTATTTCGGCATTACAAAGCCCCAACCAAGTGTTGGCGGTGGTGGATATGCCTCGTATTCAGGTGCAAGCATCGCTTTTGCGCCGCAGTGTTTGTTTTGTACTCGACCATATCCAAGATCCGGGCAATTTGGGCACTATCATTCGTATATCCGATTGGTTCGGAATGCCTTATATATTTTGTATTAACGATTGTGTAGAAGCCTATAATCCCAAAACCGTGCAATCCACCATGGGGTCGCTGGCTCGTGTGCCTGTAATTGAAACTACTGCATCGGCACTCCGCCAACAGTTTTCTGATATTGCGTGGTGGGGGGCAGTGCTGGAGGGTGAGCCTTTGCGCACTCTGGCGTGGCAAAAGCCTTTGTTTTTAGTTGTTGGCAATGAGTCTAAGGGAATATCGCAGGAGGTAATGAATTTGTTACAACGGCGTATTACCATAGAAAGGAGCGGAGCAGCAGAATCGCTCAATGCTGCCATTGCCGCAGGAATTATAGCGTTTGCGGCAGCAGGTTAA
- a CDS encoding T9SS type A sorting domain-containing protein — translation MKLFFYVCLPLFLMGLGMQAQNSSINISTALSEAGRIATVDEILLDGNVIVTAQPNVMTVGNNFIVTVSGTISSSQLTVLMYSGEGALIYSQTITPTETNINNTTVSFNMSAPSNSGVYLIKVVDMYGKTGSTKIIVH, via the coding sequence ATGAAATTATTTTTTTATGTTTGTCTGCCACTATTTTTGATGGGTTTGGGTATGCAGGCACAAAACAGTTCAATTAATATTTCTACAGCACTGTCAGAAGCGGGCAGAATAGCTACTGTAGATGAAATTTTATTAGACGGCAACGTAATAGTAACGGCACAGCCTAACGTAATGACGGTGGGCAATAACTTTATCGTTACAGTATCCGGAACTATTTCTTCCAGCCAATTAACAGTGCTGATGTATAGCGGTGAGGGTGCTTTAATATATAGCCAAACCATAACACCTACAGAAACAAACATCAACAACACAACGGTTTCCTTTAATATGTCTGCACCGTCTAATTCGGGTGTTTATCTAATCAAAGTAGTAGATATGTACGGCAAAACCGGCAGTACTAAAATTATTGTACATTGA
- the alc gene encoding allantoicase yields MAHHNVKETIKTAPPFAQLSDLAAEKLGGKVLYATDDFFAEKENLIRSGRGIFITDKYTDRGKWMDGWESRRKRTPGHDWCVLQLATSGSIAGFDIDTNFFLGNHPPHASIEAANLPADFTTEDWEQVQWTEILPKSHLDAGSQNFYECNNKDIFTHIRLHIYPDGGVARLRVYGTVHKNWNAVRSDEKTDLAAAINGAQALACNDMFFSAMGNLLMPNRGANMGDGWETKRNRTPNNRDWVVIKLAKAGKIGEIVVDTAHFKGNYPDSCMIEATFASDDAAVLNDNCVWQVLLERQKLSADAVHTFQSTQLSDTNKIFSHVRLNIYPDGGVSRLRIFEKKS; encoded by the coding sequence ATGGCTCATCACAACGTAAAAGAAACGATAAAAACAGCACCGCCCTTTGCCCAACTCAGCGATTTGGCAGCAGAAAAATTAGGCGGAAAAGTATTGTATGCCACCGATGATTTTTTTGCCGAAAAAGAAAATCTTATCCGAAGTGGCAGAGGTATTTTTATTACCGACAAATACACCGACCGCGGCAAATGGATGGACGGTTGGGAAAGCCGCCGCAAACGCACCCCCGGACACGACTGGTGCGTGCTGCAATTAGCTACTTCGGGGAGCATCGCCGGTTTTGACATAGATACCAATTTCTTTTTAGGCAACCACCCGCCGCACGCTTCCATAGAAGCCGCCAACTTACCCGCCGACTTCACTACCGAAGACTGGGAACAAGTGCAATGGACTGAAATTTTACCCAAATCGCACTTAGATGCAGGTTCTCAAAATTTCTACGAATGTAACAACAAAGATATTTTCACACATATCCGCCTCCACATTTACCCCGATGGCGGCGTGGCGCGTTTGCGCGTGTATGGAACGGTACACAAAAACTGGAACGCGGTGCGCAGCGATGAAAAAACAGATTTGGCTGCCGCCATCAACGGCGCACAAGCCCTCGCCTGCAACGATATGTTTTTCAGTGCAATGGGCAATTTATTGATGCCGAATCGCGGTGCTAATATGGGCGATGGTTGGGAAACCAAGCGCAATCGCACGCCCAACAACCGCGACTGGGTGGTGATAAAATTAGCAAAAGCCGGAAAAATAGGAGAAATTGTGGTAGATACAGCGCATTTTAAAGGAAATTATCCCGATTCCTGTATGATAGAAGCAACCTTTGCAAGCGATGATGCCGCCGTACTGAACGATAATTGTGTGTGGCAGGTATTATTAGAGCGTCAGAAATTAAGTGCCGATGCCGTTCATACCTTTCAAAGTACACAACTTTCCGATACCAACAAAATATTCAGCCATGTGCGCCTCAATATTTATCCCGATGGCGGCGTAAGCCGTTTGCGCATTTTTGAAAAAAAATCTTAA
- a CDS encoding class I SAM-dependent methyltransferase → MSSAALHYRVPLLAKYASYIGDILLRQHTDTTTSETLSLYVSRGRLRLDSGAATYSFEDLYTTFDTAFAAAAIVPQRVQKACILGAGLGSVPYLLEKKYQQTAHCYDAIENNTSIIQWAQRYMPLPLLQKTNFICADAYSWVLQEQSAYDFICFDIFKELLTPPQFLQHSFVAALSERLQPNGLLFWNMVSHQPAFRQQAQDFFDTCFSKIFPQSRILKSVHNFVLYAEKQNK, encoded by the coding sequence TTGTCATCTGCTGCTTTACATTATCGCGTGCCTTTGTTGGCAAAATATGCCAGCTATATAGGAGATATTTTGCTCCGGCAACACACAGATACTACCACCTCCGAAACACTTTCTTTATATGTAAGTCGGGGGCGTTTGCGCTTAGACAGCGGTGCCGCCACTTATTCTTTCGAAGACCTCTACACCACCTTTGATACCGCTTTTGCGGCGGCAGCCATCGTCCCGCAGCGCGTACAAAAAGCCTGTATTTTGGGGGCAGGTTTGGGAAGCGTTCCTTATCTGTTGGAAAAAAAATACCAACAAACTGCACACTGCTACGATGCCATAGAAAACAACACTTCCATTATTCAGTGGGCACAACGCTATATGCCCCTGCCATTGTTGCAAAAAACAAATTTTATATGCGCCGATGCTTATTCTTGGGTATTGCAAGAACAGAGTGCTTATGATTTTATCTGTTTTGATATTTTTAAGGAATTGCTCACACCGCCGCAATTTTTACAACACAGTTTTGTAGCAGCCCTCTCCGAGCGACTACAGCCCAATGGCTTGTTGTTTTGGAATATGGTAAGCCACCAGCCCGCCTTTCGCCAACAAGCTCAGGATTTTTTTGATACTTGCTTTTCCAAAATTTTCCCCCAAAGCCGCATTTTAAAAAGTGTGCATAATTTTGTGCTGTATGCCGAAAAACAAAACAAGTAA